The region GACTCGTTCAGTAAGCTGATATAATCCATTTCTTCTCTTCCGCGTGCTATAAATCAATGCAAGTTACAAATACTAATCCTTTTTCAGAACCGCTTCCGATAACTAATGCCTGCGTGGGCATAAAGTATAAAGCAGGTATAAGATGAACACCTGCTGAGTGTAAAGCGTTTAGTATTTGGGCAAGTATACCATTTGCATTAACGCGGTGTTTACGAGCTGTTTTGGTGTCATTTTTGATAAGAGCCCGCTAGCGCTTACTTTTGCAGGAAGGCCGGAACATAAACCTGAATACGTTGAAACATCCTCATACTATAACTCACCGCCCACTTCGCATCAGGAAACTCCTGTTGCTGGGCCTGCTGGCAGGCTTCAGCCAACTGGCTGTGGCGCAAACAGGCGCAGGTACGGGCGGGGCAGACAAGGCCACCACAGCGGCGAAGGATTCTGCCGTGGCTGCCGCGAAAAAGGCCACCGCGGCCACCAGTGCCAGGCCTGCCGCTGCAGCACCGGCTCCGATTATCAGGCGCATCTGGCGCACGCCTGCCATGGATGAGGCCATGCACTACTATACTTCGCTGGACTTTCAGCGGGCGCAGGAGAGGTTCAGGACCGCCGCGGCAGCGGGCGAGCACGACGCGTTGTACTTCCTGGGGCGCATGCACCAGTACCGCGAGCTCAAGTATGACTCAGTGGAGATAGACACCGTACAGCAAATAGATGATGCCCGCACGTACTTCGCCGCCAACCGCGACTCCGCCCAGTATTACTACCAAACTGCCCTGGACAGTGGCAGCGTGCTGGCAAATCTGGGTATGGCTGAGCTGATGACCCTGCGCAGCAAGGATGACGAGCAGCGCTTTATCCAGCGCATGCGCACCGCCGCCATCACCATCCGCGAGAAAGCGGTGGAGGGGGATGGCTTCGCCAACCGCATCCTGGGGAGCATGTACTATACCGGTTACGGGGAGATGCAGAATCACGCGCTGGCGGCCAATTACTTGCGCCGCGCCGCGGAGGCTGGCGATGTGGTGGCGTATACCTCGCTGGCCAACCTGTACCTGAACGGAGAGGGCGTGGGCAAGGATTACCAGAAAGCAGTGCACTGGCTGCAGAAAGGCGTGGAGGCCGGCGAGCGCGAGGCCATGTATACGCTGGCGCTTTTGCTGGAGGAAGGAACGTTGGGTGAGGTGAAGGTGGAGGAGGCCAGGGACCTGTACCGCGAAGCCGTGGAGAAAGGCAGCCGAAACGCGTACGAGCAGTTGATTTACATTAACCAGACGCCGAACCAGAAGGTGGTGATAGCCGCCATCCACCGCGACCCGGAGATGCTGAACCGCGCCCTGGCCGCTGGCGGGGACCCAAACACCCAGGACGAGCCGGAGGACTACGAAGCGAACCTGCAGAGGCGCACGCCGCTGATGCATGCTTTGTACCTGCCGATGCTGCTGGAGGATTACGGGGTAGAGTACGAGCCGGAGGCGCGCCTGAAAGCGGCCAGCCTGCTGTTGCGGAAGGGGGCCGACGTAAACGCACAGGACATCAACGGCAAAACGGCCCTGCACTACGTGGTGAGCAGCACGCGCATCAAGACCGAGTTTTACGAGAACGAGCAGGTGCAGCTGCTCGACACGCTGCTGGCGCACGGCGCCAACCCAGACATCAAGGATAAGGAAGGAAATACGGTGCTGGCGCAGGCGCTGAACGCCACCATCGGCCAGCACATTGGCATCCTGGAGCTGGAGAAGCTGCTGCAGTCCGGGGCCAACCCGAACGTAGCCAATAACGAAGGCAAGACGCCGCTGATGCTGGCCTGCGAGATAGACGCCAACTTTGAGATCATACTTGCCCTGCTGCAGGCGAATGCCGACGTCACCATCACCGACAATTCCGGCAAGGCCGCCATCGACTACACAAAGCACGAGAACGTGCAGAACATTCTGCTGGCTGCCGGCTCTCCTCCAAAGCAGGAGTAGGGGAGCGGAAAGGTGAAACAATCAGAAGAGGCGCAGCAAACTGCGCCTTTTTTATTGGCTTCGTCTGAGCCCGGAAAACTGCAGCAGCACCTTTTAAACTAATTTATACCTACCTTTGTCTTTTCTATAGTTTGTGTGGCGGTCTGTAGCTATACTCTGTGCCGCACCCAATTTTGATATTACACTTCCTATGATAGTTCTTCAGAATACCGTGATCAGCGACGACGTGCGCGACCAGTTCTTTGTGTGTAACCTTGAGAAATGCAAAGGCGCCTGCTGTGTGGAGGGTGACCTAGGCGCGCCGCTGGAGGAAGACGAGCTGGAGATACTGAAGGACAGCTATGAGCACGTTAAGCCCTATATGTCCGCCGCCGGACTGAAAGCGGTGGAGGAGCAGGGTTTGTACATCAAAGACTGGGAAGGGGATTACTCTACCCCGACCATCGGTAACCGAGAGTGCGCCTATGCCATCTATGACGAGAACAACATGCTGAAATGCGCCATAGAGCAGGCATACTACGATGGCAAGATCAGCTGGAAAAAACCGATTTCGTGCCACCTGTACCCGATCCGTATCACGAAGTATGATGGCTTTGAGGCGTTGAACTACGACCGTTGGGGCATTTGCAGCTCGGCCTGCAGCTTCGGCCAGGACCTTGGCGTGCGCGTGTACCAGTTCCTGAAGGAGCCGCTTATCCGCAAGTATGGCGAAGGCTGGTACAGCGAACTGGAGCAACTGATGGAGAGCGAGGAGCCGGCTAAAAAGTAGTATCCTTTCCCTGGCTGCTGAATTCTTGCTGCAAGTATAAAGAAGTGCCGTTTTGCCAACGGCACTTCTTATTTAGAAGCCGCATTTTAAGTCACCAGCACGAGGTGTTGCGAGCTAAGCAAGCCTGAGTAGAGAATACGTTTTTACTTTTGGTACTTCTCCAACTCCGGTAACAGGGCAGCAGCCAGTTTATTTCCTCTACCAATAGCCTCTTTTGCCCAGTGCCTTGCCTGCTCCAGATCCCCCATAGCCTCATACACCACGGCTGTATTATAAGCAGCCCGCGCAGCTTCTTTCCGGTTACTGCTTTTGATGAGCGGCTCCAGCATGGCAAGGGCGTTATGCCAGTCTCCGGCTGCCATGGCAACGGCAGGGTCCTGAAAGTTCTTGCTGGAGTAATAGGGGCGGGCAAAGGAAAACGGCTGCGGCGACAGTCTGCTCCAGTACCTGTTGCCGGTATACCAGGCCAAATCATTTACTGCGGTGCTGGCATTGCCCATTGAGGGCCCTATGGCCAGTAGGCCGCTTATCACCCCCCTCGACTGGTAAGGAGCCTCCTCGGCGAGCACACATCTGTCCAGCACCTGCCCCGTGCTGTCATAAAGCACCCAGGTAGAGGCAACAGCCAAATCATAATAAGCCGTTTTGGAGATGCTGCCATCCTCCTCCTTTTCGCGCACGGTTTCCTGCTTAAAGTAGGTATCGAAGTGTTCCAGCGACAGCAGCAGATGGTGCGGTTGCTGCAAGTATAAATCCTGTACCTGCTCCGGGTTCAGCCTGCTGTTTACAGTGGGGGTTCTGTAGCTGATGGAGTCAGTAAAAACAAGATCATACGTGTCATCCTGAAGAATAGCGTCTATGGCCCCCAGGAAGGCATGGTTTGCCCCGCCCGCGAACACCCCGACCTTTTTCTCCTGATTAAAGTCCAGCAGCTTTGGGTTATACCTGTTTAAAACCGCTACCTTCCATTGGTCATTCGCCACTGCCACCGCTGCGGGCCTGGTCGTATCAACAAATAGTATGGAGGTGCAGCTAAATTGTGTGATGGCCAGAGTGCCGAACAGAAAAAGTATGATCTTCTTATACATGCCTGTATCAGGGGATAAGCTGTGGTTTTACAGGGCATGAAGGTATAAAAAAAGCCCCAACCGATAAGCTGGGGCCTTAATAATTTGCTGTTACATCTGCTTCTACTCAATCGCGCCGAAGTCGAAGTCCTCCAGATACTTGGTCGTGAAGTTGCCTTCCTTAAAGCCTTTGTCGTCCATCAGCTTGAGGTGGAAAGGAATCGTGGTTTTGATGCCCTCGATCACGAACTCGCTCAGGGCGCGCTTCATCTTCACCAGGGCCTCCTCGCGCGTCTGCGCGCTCACGATCAGCTTCGCGATCATGGAGTCGTAGTTCGGCGGAATAGTATAGCCCGAGTATACGTGCGAGTCCACCCGCACACCGTGGCCGCCCGGCATGTGCAGGGTCGTGATTTTTCCGGGGCTAGGGCGGAACCCGTTCTTGGGATCTTCGGCGTTGATGCGGCACTCGATGGCGTGCATCTTCGGGTAGTAGTTCTTGCCCGTGATACGCTCACCGGCAGCTACCTTTATCTGCTCTTTGATCAGGTCGTAGTCGATGACCTCTTCCGTGATTGGGTGCTCTACCTGGATGCGCGTGTTCATCTCCATAAAGTAGAAGTCGCGGTTCTTGTCTACCAGGAACTCGATCGTGCCCACGCCCTCGTAGTTAATGGCTTTGGCACCGGCAATGGCCGCCTTGCCCATAGCATCCCGCAGCTCATCGGTGATGAACGGGGAAGGGGTTTCCTCTACCAGTTTCTGATGGCGACGCTGGATGGAGCAGTCACGCTCCGAGAGGTGCGCCACCTGGCCATGTTGGTCGCCGATAAGCTGAATCTCGATGTGGCGGGGCTCCACCACGAATTTTTCCAGGTAGATACCATCGTTGCCAAAGGCTGCTTTCGCCTCGGTGCGGGCATCATTCCAGGCTTTCTCAAACTCCGAGTCGTTTTTGACGATGCGCATGCCGCGGCCACCGCCACCTGCCGTGGCCTTCAGGATAATCGGGTACTTTATTTTATTGGCGATTTTCAGGCCTTCCTCTACGTTCTTGAGCAGTCCGTCGGAGCCCGGTATCGTCGGCACGCCCGCCTTTTTCATGGTGTCCTTCGCCGAAGCCTTGTCTCCCATCTGGTTGATCATCTCCGGGGAGGCGCCGATAAACTTGATGCCATTTTCGGCACAGATGCGCGAGAACTCGGCATTCTCTGACAGGAAACCGTACCCCGGATGTATGGCGTCGGCATTGGTGATCTCTGCCGCTGATATAATGTTCGGGATGTTGAGGTAAGATTGGGCGCTTGGGGGCGGGCCGATGCAGACAGCCTCATCGGCAAAGCGCACGTGCAGGCTCTCCTTGTCGGCCGTAGAGTATACAGCCACCGTTTTAACGCCCATTTCCTTACAGGTACGAATAATGCGCAGCGCGATCTCGCCTCGGTTGGCAATTAGTATTTTTTTAAACATAGGTTCTGATTAGGAGAATTGAAGATCTGACGATTTGAAAATTATAAACAATGAAAATGGAGACGTTTTTCACACCATCTCCATTTTCAAATTCTCTCATTTTCAAATCGTCAAACTGGAATTATTAGCTTGGGTCTACCAGGAACAGCGGCTGATCGTACTCCACAGGCGAGGCGTTGTCTACCAGTACCTTCACAATCTTGCCTGATACCTCAGACTCGATCTCGTTGAACAGCTTCATGGCCTCGATGATGCAGATTACCTGCCCTTTTTTCACCTCATCGCCTACGTTCACGAACACGGGATTCTCCGGGCTGGCGGCGCGGTAGAAGGTGCCGATCATCGGCGCCTTGATGGCTACATACTTGCTGTCGTCGGAGGCAGCAGGGGCAGCGACAGGTGCCGGGGCAGTAGCAGCAGGAGCCGCGGCCGGAGCAGCCTGAGGGGCCGGGGCCGCCTGGGGGGCAGGCTCAGCACCTTTCACGTATGTTACCTTCTGGTCTGGATCGCGCTTTACCGAGATCTTGAATTCTTCTGTTTCAATGTTAACTTTATTCAGGCCGGATTTGGCGATAAAGTCGATGAGGTCCTGGATTTCTTTAGCTTTCATGTTCTATTTAACTCTTTCAGCGTATGAGTACGTACGAGTGTCTACTTTGATTTTTTCGTCCTGACCGATGAACAACGGCACCTGGATCGTTGCGCCTGTTTCTACGATGGCTGGCTTAGAAGCGTTCGTAGCGGTGTCGCCCTTTAAGCCTGGCTCGGTGTAGGTAATGGTCAGTTCCACAAACGGAGGAATCTCGCAGGTGAGCGGTGTTTCCGTCTCAGCGTGGAAGAGAATCGTAACCTCCTGGCCTTCTTTCATCAGGTCGGCAAATGGCACCATGGCCTCGTTCAGGGTTACCTGCTCAAAGGTGTTCATGTCCATAAAATTATAGCCCATGTCATCCTTGTAGATAAACTGGTGCGGGCGCTGCTCCACGCGGGCGGTCGTAATTTTATGTCCGGCAGAGAACGTGTTGTCAAGCATTTTGCCGGTTCTAACGTTTCTGAGCTTCGTTCTCACGAACGCGGGCCCTTTTCCTGGCTTTACGTGCTGAAAATCAACAACCTGGTACAGGTCATTATTGAATTCAATCACGATGCCGTTTTTGATATCAGCTGTGGTTGCCATACAATTTAACTTTATTGTCTTCTCAATAAGGAGGTAAAACTATGTTTGTTTTTGCTGTCTTGCAAAACAAAATTACGCAAACTACTGAAATAAACGCTAAAAAAGATGTCTGTTCGAACACTTAACTGCCGGGTAATACCTATTTAAACTGCCCTGCTAAATCCTTGTTGCGCCGGGGCTGCATTTCTGCTAAACGTGGGTGCCTGCTTCGGCGAAGGCGCAAGATGGTTAAAGCACCAAGCAGGGCCACGGTTCCCAACGTATAGATAGAAAGGCTCTCGAGCAACCGGTACAGGTCTCCGCCCATCAGGTCCCTTATGTTGATGCCGACAAGGACACAGCCAGCCACTGCAAGCACTTTTGCAACTTTGTTTAACTCAGCGTAATTAGACAGCACCACGACCATGCAGGGCAGTGCAAACAGGAAAGCGTTCAGGCTGGTGACGGCAAACAGCGGGATCAGTGCCACCAGGAGCGCCACATCAGACACGAAGTTGTTTTTTAGCTTTTCCCCGGCCCGTACAAAGTATAAAACAAAGCCACCGATAAGGGCCAGGACGACTACCTGGTATACTTTGATGGCTGCATCGCTTTGCAGCAGGTATTGTATCGGCGTATAGCGGGCAAGCACCGAAAAGATGGTATGGTTGCCGCTTTTTAGTAGCTCCTGCTTTGCGTTCATTTCGAGGACAAGCTCCTGGAGCCAGCCTTTATAAAGCGCTGCGAAAGCCTCTGCAGAAGGGTAGAACAGGAAGGGCAGCAGACCGAGGAGCACGATGGCTGTCGCCGTAGAGGCGAGCATGTCGAAGCGCTTTTTGAGCAGGAGGTAGGGCAGCAGAATAAAGCCGAAGGGTTTGATGAAGATGCTGGCCGCCAACACTACGCCGGCAGCAACAGGGCGGTTGTTTTTCCATAGCAGCACCACAACTACGTAAAGCGCCAGAAGCACGAAATTCACCTGGCCCAAATGCCACTCCCGGTGCACATGGGCACCAACCGCTAAAAACGACAGGAGCAGTACCGTGTTCTTCTGCCGTACGGTAAACTTCTGGTCTGACGGAGCTGCCAGTTGAAACAGGAAGTGCAGGACAACGATGGCCAGCAGCACCAGCAGCAGCCAGTAAACGATCTTGGCCGCTGCAAAGGGCACTAACGTAAAGGGGATAAAGTATAACCCTGCCGTAGGTGAGTACTTGTACACGTAATGGCCATCCGAGGCAATGCGGTAGATTTCGCTTCCGCGGAGCATTCTTTCGGCCGTTTTGTAGTATACTTCCAGGTCATGCATCCAGAACCGGTCATTTATGATTTCACCTATGAGCAGCAGCAGGCCTGCAAGCAGTATAGCAAATGCCCAGGCGTACTTTGGTTGGAACAGCGTTGTCAATCGCATGATTAAGTTTGTAAGGGGGTGTTTGTTTTATACTTTAACTTCAGATACGGGTATCTAAAGTTGGCCAAGTTACAAAGTATAGTTCAAATGCTTTGCTTTAAAATCAAAGAAAATGCCCGTTTTGTTAGAATATTGCCTGTTGCCGATTCTTGTAAATTTGCTGCGTAGGCCTTCCTGCTAACGCAGGTTTAAACCGGATACATCATTTCCATCAGAAATCAAGTATACGTTCCGCATGATGCACCCCGAAATTTCTTCTGTAAAAGCCCTGCTTGACGACAGGGTGGAAAAGTATAACCGCCCCAGCTTTATACCGAACGATCCGGTTTCCATTCCGCACCGCTTTTCCAGGAAGCAGGACATCGAGATCAGCGGCTTTTTTGCGGCCATACTTGCCTGGGGCCAGCGCAAGACCATCATCAATAACTGCATCAGGCTGATGGATTTGATGGACAATGCCCCGCACGATTTTATACTTCATCACCAGGAGCAGGACCTGCAGCGATTCCTGGGCTTCAAGCACCGCACCTTCAACGACACCGACCTTTTATACTTGCTGCACTTCTTCAGGTGGTACTATAGCCGGCACGAGAGCCTGGAGAGCGCTTTTGCCGGTGCGCAGCAGGAACTGCAGACGCAGCAGGAGCGGCTCGTATATTTCCACAACCTGGTGTTTAGCCTGGAGGATGCTCCGCAGCGCACGCGCAAGCATATTGCCACGCCTGCCCGCAAGTCGGCCTGCAAACGGCTGAACATGTACCTGCGTTGGATGGTGCGCCAGGATGATAGGGGCGTGGATTTCGGTATTTGGCAAAACATACCCATGAGTGACCTGATCTGCCCCTGCGATGTGCATGTGGAGCGCGTGGCACGCCGCCTGGGGCTTATTACCAGAAAGGGCATGGATTGGGACACAGCCGAAGAACTCACGGCCCACCTGCGTGCATTCGATCCTGCGGACCCGGTAAAGTATGATTATGCCCTTTTTGGCCTGGGGATAGAAGAAAAGTTCTGATTTTTTTGCCTGCGGTGCCATCTGCAGATATCCCAAGTCCGGTCACAGCCCGGAAAAGAGAAATCAGGTGTAGCTTTTTGGTTTTTATACTTCGTCAATATCAGGCTCCAGTGGCTGTTAGGGTACAAAATCAGCGATACTTTTACTTTTAACAGTTAAGGCGAATGCTCTTGTTATTTATGATTTTTCCGATGTGATAAATGTGCGGATAATACTATTTAGCTTCGTTTAAATTGTTTTGGTGGCTTTTTGTGGATTTGGGTCTTTGGGATGGTTATTGTACTTTTGCATCTGAGACATTTATTATCAGCGCAAGCACCAAGCCATTGAGCGCCTGCCATAAACAAACTAAACCACACGGAATGCACACAGATAACGTAGCCATCCTGGGCACAGGAAATCTCGGTAAATCGATTGCAGAAGGGCTTTTGAGCAACGGCCAGTATCAGCCGGAGAACATCTACGTAACCAGGAGAAACACGAAATCATTACAATTCTTAAAAGACAAAGGCGTACAGGTTACCAGCGACAACACGTTTGCCGTAAAGAACAGCCGCTTTATTCTGCTTTGCGTGCAGCCGGCGCACCTGGAAAACGTGCTGAACGAAATCCGGCCACACCTCGACCCGGAGCGCCATGTGCTGCTGAGCGTTATTGCCGGCATCACGATTGATTACATCCGGGACCTGGTAGGCGATTTTGCCATTGTGCGCAGCATGCCCAATACCGCTATCGCCGTGCAGCAGTCGATGACATGCCTGGCCTTTAATGAAAAAGCAGCCACAGTGGAAGAGGAGATAAAAGAGATCTTTAATTGTGTGGGAGAGACCCTGGTGATTGAGGAAGAGCTGATGGCAGGCGCCACGGTGCTTTGCTCCAGCGGCATTGCCTTTAACATGCGCTTTATCCGTGCGGTGACACAGGGAGGTATCCAGCTTGGCCTGGATGCGGAGGACGCACAGAAGATCGCGGTTCAGGTAAGCAAAGGCGCCTCTACGCTGCTTACTATCAACAAATCACACCCGGAGCAGGAAATCGATAAGGTGACCACACCGGAGGGCTGCACCATTACGGGCCTGAACGAGATGGAGCACCAGGGCCTGAGCTCTGCCGTGATCAAAGGGCTGGTGGGCTCCCACAAGCGCATTCTGGACCTGAAGGAGCAGCGCGAGAAAGAGACAGCTGCTGTTTAATACCTAAAGAGAAAACAGGCTGTTCTGTGGCAGGTGCGGTAGCTGACGGCTCCGTTCACACCGCTGCAGAACAGCTTTTTTTTAGGGGTGAACCTCATGCCTGGGAAAGGAAAAGTATAGCCTCTTATACTTGGCAGGATGCCTTCTGACTGCTCTCCTACGGCTCACCCTAAATATAAATCGAAATAGTTTACGCTTACCCCATGCGCAACGGAGCAATCTGTTGTCGCAGTTCAACCATTGTCTAACAAACCAATTTAACTATGAATTATCAGCCACAGCTAGTTGTCGTAAAAGTTGGCTCCAACGTGCTCACGCAGGAGGACGGGTCACCCGACAGGCAACGCATGGCTTCACTCGTCAAGCAAATCGATTTCCTGAGGAAGCAGGGCATCCAGGTGGTGCTGGTTTCATCGGGGGCGGTGGCCTTTGCGAGAAACAACATCAAAATAGAAGAGAAAACCGAGTCGGTGGTGCGGAAGCAGATACTGGCTTCGGTAGGGCAGATCGACATTGTGCAGTCGTACAAGGAGCTGTTTCAGGAAGTGGGAAGCCAGATTGCCCAGATTGTGGTTACGCCGCAGGATTTCCTGTCGCGCCGCCACTACCTGAATATCAAAGAGTGCCTGCTGGGCCTGCTCCACCACGACATCATCCCGATCATTAACGAAAATGATGCCGTGGCCGTGACCGAGCTCATGTTCACCGACAACGACGAACTGGCCAGCATGACCGCCGCCATGATCGATGCCGACACCCTGATCCTGCTCACCAACGTGGACGGCATTTACAAAGGACACCCGGACGACCCGAACGCGAAGCTGATTGAGCGGGTGGGAAGCAAAACGTCCGGCGTGAGCCGCTACATTGCCTCTTCCAAGTCCAGCTTTGGCCGCGGCGGCATGGGTAGCAAAAT is a window of Pontibacter kalidii DNA encoding:
- the accB gene encoding acetyl-CoA carboxylase biotin carboxyl carrier protein; translation: MKAKEIQDLIDFIAKSGLNKVNIETEEFKISVKRDPDQKVTYVKGAEPAPQAAPAPQAAPAAAPAATAPAPVAAPAASDDSKYVAIKAPMIGTFYRAASPENPVFVNVGDEVKKGQVICIIEAMKLFNEIESEVSGKIVKVLVDNASPVEYDQPLFLVDPS
- a CDS encoding glycosyltransferase family 87 protein, yielding MRLTTLFQPKYAWAFAILLAGLLLLIGEIINDRFWMHDLEVYYKTAERMLRGSEIYRIASDGHYVYKYSPTAGLYFIPFTLVPFAAAKIVYWLLLVLLAIVVLHFLFQLAAPSDQKFTVRQKNTVLLLSFLAVGAHVHREWHLGQVNFVLLALYVVVVLLWKNNRPVAAGVVLAASIFIKPFGFILLPYLLLKKRFDMLASTATAIVLLGLLPFLFYPSAEAFAALYKGWLQELVLEMNAKQELLKSGNHTIFSVLARYTPIQYLLQSDAAIKVYQVVVLALIGGFVLYFVRAGEKLKNNFVSDVALLVALIPLFAVTSLNAFLFALPCMVVVLSNYAELNKVAKVLAVAGCVLVGINIRDLMGGDLYRLLESLSIYTLGTVALLGALTILRLRRSRHPRLAEMQPRRNKDLAGQFK
- a CDS encoding TIGR02757 family protein yields the protein MMHPEISSVKALLDDRVEKYNRPSFIPNDPVSIPHRFSRKQDIEISGFFAAILAWGQRKTIINNCIRLMDLMDNAPHDFILHHQEQDLQRFLGFKHRTFNDTDLLYLLHFFRWYYSRHESLESAFAGAQQELQTQQERLVYFHNLVFSLEDAPQRTRKHIATPARKSACKRLNMYLRWMVRQDDRGVDFGIWQNIPMSDLICPCDVHVERVARRLGLITRKGMDWDTAEELTAHLRAFDPADPVKYDYALFGLGIEEKF
- a CDS encoding DUF6340 family protein, whose product is MYKKIILFLFGTLAITQFSCTSILFVDTTRPAAVAVANDQWKVAVLNRYNPKLLDFNQEKKVGVFAGGANHAFLGAIDAILQDDTYDLVFTDSISYRTPTVNSRLNPEQVQDLYLQQPHHLLLSLEHFDTYFKQETVREKEEDGSISKTAYYDLAVASTWVLYDSTGQVLDRCVLAEEAPYQSRGVISGLLAIGPSMGNASTAVNDLAWYTGNRYWSRLSPQPFSFARPYYSSKNFQDPAVAMAAGDWHNALAMLEPLIKSSNRKEAARAAYNTAVVYEAMGDLEQARHWAKEAIGRGNKLAAALLPELEKYQK
- the efp gene encoding elongation factor P, which encodes MATTADIKNGIVIEFNNDLYQVVDFQHVKPGKGPAFVRTKLRNVRTGKMLDNTFSAGHKITTARVEQRPHQFIYKDDMGYNFMDMNTFEQVTLNEAMVPFADLMKEGQEVTILFHAETETPLTCEIPPFVELTITYTEPGLKGDTATNASKPAIVETGATIQVPLFIGQDEKIKVDTRTYSYAERVK
- the accC gene encoding acetyl-CoA carboxylase biotin carboxylase subunit, which produces MFKKILIANRGEIALRIIRTCKEMGVKTVAVYSTADKESLHVRFADEAVCIGPPPSAQSYLNIPNIISAAEITNADAIHPGYGFLSENAEFSRICAENGIKFIGASPEMINQMGDKASAKDTMKKAGVPTIPGSDGLLKNVEEGLKIANKIKYPIILKATAGGGGRGMRIVKNDSEFEKAWNDARTEAKAAFGNDGIYLEKFVVEPRHIEIQLIGDQHGQVAHLSERDCSIQRRHQKLVEETPSPFITDELRDAMGKAAIAGAKAINYEGVGTIEFLVDKNRDFYFMEMNTRIQVEHPITEEVIDYDLIKEQIKVAAGERITGKNYYPKMHAIECRINAEDPKNGFRPSPGKITTLHMPGGHGVRVDSHVYSGYTIPPNYDSMIAKLIVSAQTREEALVKMKRALSEFVIEGIKTTIPFHLKLMDDKGFKEGNFTTKYLEDFDFGAIE
- a CDS encoding ankyrin repeat domain-containing protein, yielding MKHPHTITHRPLRIRKLLLLGLLAGFSQLAVAQTGAGTGGADKATTAAKDSAVAAAKKATAATSARPAAAAPAPIIRRIWRTPAMDEAMHYYTSLDFQRAQERFRTAAAAGEHDALYFLGRMHQYRELKYDSVEIDTVQQIDDARTYFAANRDSAQYYYQTALDSGSVLANLGMAELMTLRSKDDEQRFIQRMRTAAITIREKAVEGDGFANRILGSMYYTGYGEMQNHALAANYLRRAAEAGDVVAYTSLANLYLNGEGVGKDYQKAVHWLQKGVEAGEREAMYTLALLLEEGTLGEVKVEEARDLYREAVEKGSRNAYEQLIYINQTPNQKVVIAAIHRDPEMLNRALAAGGDPNTQDEPEDYEANLQRRTPLMHALYLPMLLEDYGVEYEPEARLKAASLLLRKGADVNAQDINGKTALHYVVSSTRIKTEFYENEQVQLLDTLLAHGANPDIKDKEGNTVLAQALNATIGQHIGILELEKLLQSGANPNVANNEGKTPLMLACEIDANFEIILALLQANADVTITDNSGKAAIDYTKHENVQNILLAAGSPPKQE
- the proB gene encoding glutamate 5-kinase, with the translated sequence MNYQPQLVVVKVGSNVLTQEDGSPDRQRMASLVKQIDFLRKQGIQVVLVSSGAVAFARNNIKIEEKTESVVRKQILASVGQIDIVQSYKELFQEVGSQIAQIVVTPQDFLSRRHYLNIKECLLGLLHHDIIPIINENDAVAVTELMFTDNDELASMTAAMIDADTLILLTNVDGIYKGHPDDPNAKLIERVGSKTSGVSRYIASSKSSFGRGGMGSKMKMAKKAAYLGIHVFIANGNRDNVLHDFYNGQLKATYFEPESCKANPKKWVAHSDNYTKGEVIVNAGAREALHADEAASLLPVGVVGIQGNFSKGDVIRIKDEQGEKLGLGKAEYGSRKALATIGLSKQKPIIHYDYLYLFKYHTI
- a CDS encoding DUF3109 family protein produces the protein MIVLQNTVISDDVRDQFFVCNLEKCKGACCVEGDLGAPLEEDELEILKDSYEHVKPYMSAAGLKAVEEQGLYIKDWEGDYSTPTIGNRECAYAIYDENNMLKCAIEQAYYDGKISWKKPISCHLYPIRITKYDGFEALNYDRWGICSSACSFGQDLGVRVYQFLKEPLIRKYGEGWYSELEQLMESEEPAKK
- the proC gene encoding pyrroline-5-carboxylate reductase, whose amino-acid sequence is MHTDNVAILGTGNLGKSIAEGLLSNGQYQPENIYVTRRNTKSLQFLKDKGVQVTSDNTFAVKNSRFILLCVQPAHLENVLNEIRPHLDPERHVLLSVIAGITIDYIRDLVGDFAIVRSMPNTAIAVQQSMTCLAFNEKAATVEEEIKEIFNCVGETLVIEEELMAGATVLCSSGIAFNMRFIRAVTQGGIQLGLDAEDAQKIAVQVSKGASTLLTINKSHPEQEIDKVTTPEGCTITGLNEMEHQGLSSAVIKGLVGSHKRILDLKEQREKETAAV